Proteins encoded by one window of Fischerella sp. PCC 9605:
- a CDS encoding glutathione S-transferase family protein: protein MLTLYHAPMSPNSRRVWITLLEKGLEFELVQIKLVDGEQFKPDFLAISPFHHIPVLVDDGFNIVESLAILDYLEAKYPTPAMLPKDVKDLAVVRMVELVTINELMPNVLPLSTLILGLPGGDPEKIKQAQQKVATVLKFFESLLDDRPYFGSQNLTLAEVVAGTIIPWLSRGAMSLSEYPKLSAWCDRLIARPAWQTTEPTPEIIEAMKSRMAARMAQQNSG from the coding sequence ATGCTGACGCTTTATCACGCGCCCATGTCTCCCAACTCCCGCCGTGTTTGGATTACACTGCTGGAAAAAGGACTTGAGTTTGAACTAGTACAGATCAAGCTGGTGGATGGGGAGCAGTTTAAACCAGATTTTTTGGCAATTAGCCCTTTCCATCACATTCCAGTTTTGGTAGATGACGGCTTTAATATAGTAGAATCCTTGGCAATTTTGGACTATTTAGAGGCAAAGTACCCAACGCCTGCGATGTTACCAAAAGATGTCAAGGATTTGGCAGTTGTGCGGATGGTGGAATTGGTAACTATTAATGAGTTGATGCCAAATGTTCTTCCACTATCTACGCTGATATTAGGTTTGCCTGGAGGAGATCCAGAAAAAATCAAGCAAGCACAGCAGAAAGTTGCAACGGTGCTGAAGTTTTTTGAAAGTTTATTAGACGATCGCCCTTACTTTGGCAGTCAAAACCTAACTCTAGCCGAGGTTGTTGCTGGAACTATCATACCCTGGTTGTCGAGAGGGGCTATGTCTTTAAGTGAGTATCCAAAACTAAGTGCTTGGTGCGATCGCTTAATAGCACGTCCGGCATGGCAAACTACCGAACCAACACCAGAGATAATAGAAGCAATGAAATCTCGCATGGCGGCGAGAATGGCACAGCAGAATTCAGGTTAA
- a CDS encoding outer membrane beta-barrel protein gives MRIASLTTAALVASSIIFSAGFASAQQPVQPRGMNGSYIGAGVAAGVTNGGQQNDAALLGGNVQGRAAIPNAPVSLRGSVLFGGDATALMPMLTYDAPIAKNTNVYLGGGYSFITEEGKSTQLGNRNAPVVTLGAESEVAKNTVIYGDAKWGIDAYENSDADALSFQTGIGLRF, from the coding sequence ATGAGGATTGCTAGTTTAACAACTGCCGCACTGGTTGCTAGTTCTATTATCTTCTCAGCTGGTTTTGCCTCGGCTCAACAACCAGTTCAACCACGCGGTATGAACGGTAGCTACATTGGTGCTGGTGTTGCTGCTGGCGTCACCAATGGAGGACAACAAAATGACGCAGCTTTATTAGGTGGAAATGTGCAAGGACGAGCCGCTATTCCTAATGCGCCTGTTTCACTTCGCGGTTCAGTTCTGTTTGGTGGCGATGCAACTGCATTAATGCCGATGCTAACTTACGATGCACCCATTGCCAAAAACACCAACGTTTATTTGGGTGGTGGTTACTCGTTTATTACCGAGGAAGGTAAGAGTACTCAATTGGGAAATAGAAATGCTCCTGTGGTAACTCTTGGTGCTGAATCAGAAGTTGCCAAAAATACCGTCATTTATGGTGATGCGAAGTGGGGTATTGACGCTTACGAAAATAGTGATGCTGATGCCCTTAGTTTCCAAACAGGTATAGGTCTGCGTTTCTAA
- a CDS encoding aldo/keto reductase, with amino-acid sequence MQCAIAPFISKSIALSNSFKLFTFRQFSKAIAYGTAIISSRIPAGIYSDINKWEQLTVKLVTQQGKTANILGLAGQQQMDAECVSAAWEAGINYFFFYNLEFENFLDGLKTLLTTKREQVLVVTGSENRDRSKLRDYLDACRHRLNVDRVDVFFIEYVSPSDDIIQVQALLDELWSWKQKGLVRYVGVTTHNRPIALKLIERVQCEVLMHRYNMAHRKAEEDVLPSAQKASIPVVAFTCTRWGSLLKGHPNWQEKPPTAADCYRYVLRHPAVHLALTAPKNKQQLEANLSVLHSPPLSPQQAAHWQEYGDLIYGNGQDAFDTQWV; translated from the coding sequence GTGCAGTGTGCGATCGCTCCATTTATCTCAAAGTCTATAGCCTTATCTAACAGTTTTAAACTTTTTACATTTCGTCAATTCAGTAAAGCGATCGCCTATGGAACTGCCATAATATCCTCAAGAATTCCTGCTGGCATATACAGTGATATAAACAAATGGGAGCAGTTGACCGTGAAGCTAGTAACACAACAGGGAAAGACAGCAAACATTCTCGGTTTGGCAGGGCAACAGCAGATGGATGCCGAATGTGTCTCAGCAGCATGGGAGGCAGGAATCAATTACTTCTTTTTTTATAATCTGGAGTTTGAAAACTTCCTGGATGGATTAAAGACTCTCTTAACGACAAAGCGCGAACAGGTGTTGGTTGTAACGGGGAGTGAAAACCGAGATAGGAGTAAGTTACGTGATTATCTGGATGCCTGTCGTCATCGCCTCAATGTTGATCGAGTGGATGTATTCTTTATTGAATATGTCTCCCCTAGTGATGACATAATTCAGGTTCAGGCGCTGCTTGATGAATTGTGGTCATGGAAACAAAAAGGACTTGTGCGTTACGTGGGAGTTACAACGCACAACCGACCTATCGCCTTAAAACTTATAGAGCGTGTTCAGTGTGAGGTGTTAATGCACCGTTACAATATGGCACACCGGAAGGCAGAAGAAGATGTTTTACCCAGCGCTCAAAAAGCTAGCATTCCTGTAGTCGCGTTCACCTGCACGCGTTGGGGATCGCTGCTGAAAGGGCATCCCAACTGGCAGGAAAAACCACCCACGGCAGCAGACTGTTATCGCTATGTGCTACGTCACCCAGCCGTACATCTAGCACTCACTGCTCCAAAAAACAAGCAACAATTAGAGGCAAACCTCTCTGTTCTACACTCTCCGCCACTCTCTCCACAACAAGCAGCCCATTGGCAAGAATATGGAGATTTGATTTATGGGAATGGTCAAGATGCATTTGATACTCAATGGGTTTGA
- a CDS encoding ABC transporter permease: protein MKYILRLLESPFWALVRKEFRQILRNKQLIVLLIVPPTVQLLIYGTALNPDVHNLRLGVIDYANVEASRELVSAMTSNRVFILESVPTSEKELSRQVEEGKLDVGVIIPPEFPRRLAQKSAEIQVFIDGVDANTAGIASGYMNQIIQQYNRGLAQVQTSSFVSPQVVFLYNPGLTSSWFFVPGVMGLVLTLIGTLVSAVTVVKEKDTGTLEQLLMTPAADWEILLSKIVPLVLLMMGDVLLALTLGLVVFNLPFRGNFLLFFGLSSMYLFVGISLGMMLATITRSQQQVVLTSFFINMPLVQTSGAIAPIEAMPPFFQVLSLLNPLRHYITIVRGILLKGVGIDVLWMNVLALVGFAVVLMTISVKRFRSQLS, encoded by the coding sequence ATGAAATATATTCTCCGATTATTAGAGAGTCCATTTTGGGCATTAGTACGCAAAGAATTTCGGCAAATTCTGCGTAACAAACAGTTAATTGTATTGCTGATTGTGCCACCAACAGTACAATTATTGATCTACGGCACGGCACTTAATCCTGATGTTCACAATTTGCGATTAGGTGTGATTGACTATGCCAATGTTGAGGCAAGTCGGGAATTAGTCTCAGCGATGACTTCTAATCGCGTTTTTATTTTAGAATCAGTTCCTACTAGTGAGAAGGAATTGAGTCGTCAGGTAGAGGAGGGAAAGCTGGATGTGGGCGTCATTATTCCACCAGAATTTCCGCGCCGATTAGCACAAAAATCAGCAGAAATTCAAGTTTTCATTGATGGAGTGGATGCGAATACAGCAGGTATTGCCAGCGGCTACATGAATCAGATTATTCAACAGTACAATCGTGGGTTGGCACAAGTTCAGACGAGTTCTTTTGTGTCACCTCAAGTGGTATTTCTCTACAATCCTGGACTAACGAGTAGCTGGTTTTTTGTTCCAGGTGTCATGGGTTTAGTTTTAACGTTAATTGGCACACTCGTGTCAGCAGTGACGGTAGTCAAAGAGAAAGATACAGGAACTTTAGAGCAGCTATTGATGACACCAGCGGCAGACTGGGAGATTTTACTCTCAAAAATTGTGCCTTTGGTGTTGCTGATGATGGGGGATGTACTGCTTGCTTTGACTTTAGGACTAGTTGTCTTTAATTTGCCGTTTCGTGGTAATTTTTTGTTATTTTTCGGCTTGTCGAGTATGTATTTATTCGTAGGAATTAGTTTGGGAATGATGCTGGCAACAATTACGCGATCGCAACAGCAAGTAGTACTCACATCCTTTTTTATCAACATGCCATTAGTGCAGACTTCAGGCGCGATCGCCCCAATCGAAGCGATGCCCCCCTTTTTCCAAGTCCTGTCTCTCCTCAATCCCTTACGTCATTACATCACCATTGTTCGGGGCATTTTACTGAAAGGGGTAGGTATAGATGTTCTGTGGATGAACGTTCTGGCATTAGTTGGTTTTGCAGTGGTGTTAATGACTATCAGTGTGAAGAGGTTTCGCAGTCAGTTGAGTTAA
- a CDS encoding NAD-dependent epimerase/dehydratase family protein: MKILIIGGTNFIGPPVVRHLIAMGHEVSVFHRGKTKANLPPDVHEILGDRSQLVEMKSKFQQLSPQVVVDMVAYTEQDALTLMNTFAGMAQRVVTISSMDVYRAYEVILGKESEVVPVPLTEDSPLRSSLYPFREMPIRPLDAPVDYEKILVEQVVMANPDLPGTIVRLPMVYGENDPLNRLFPYLQRMGDRRSAILLEESIARWCGSYGYVENIAYAIALAATNERATNCIYHVADVEVLTEAERVTRVGKIAQWQGKVVVVPKSQLPPEWKLPVNTEQDWLVDSTRIRQELEYEEIVSLDEALQRTINWQWNHSPQQPQQFAAPWLLDYATEDAILTKVA; encoded by the coding sequence ATGAAAATTCTCATCATTGGCGGTACAAATTTTATTGGCCCTCCTGTAGTTCGTCACTTAATCGCAATGGGTCATGAAGTGAGTGTATTTCATCGGGGAAAAACTAAGGCAAACTTACCACCAGATGTGCATGAAATTTTGGGCGATCGCTCTCAACTTGTTGAAATGAAAAGCAAGTTTCAGCAGCTTTCGCCCCAAGTTGTAGTAGATATGGTTGCTTACACCGAACAAGACGCACTCACGCTGATGAACACATTTGCAGGTATGGCTCAGCGTGTCGTTACGATCAGCAGTATGGATGTGTATCGTGCCTATGAGGTGATTTTAGGCAAGGAATCAGAAGTTGTACCTGTACCACTTACTGAAGATTCGCCCCTACGCTCCTCATTGTATCCATTCCGGGAAATGCCAATTAGACCCCTTGATGCACCAGTGGATTATGAAAAGATTCTGGTGGAACAGGTAGTGATGGCAAACCCCGATTTACCTGGGACAATTGTACGCCTGCCAATGGTATACGGTGAAAACGACCCACTCAACCGCCTGTTTCCATACTTGCAAAGGATGGGCGATCGCCGTTCTGCGATCCTCTTGGAAGAGAGTATCGCTAGGTGGTGTGGTTCTTACGGTTATGTGGAGAATATTGCTTATGCGATCGCCCTAGCAGCGACAAATGAACGCGCAACCAATTGCATTTATCATGTTGCTGATGTAGAAGTACTTACTGAAGCTGAACGCGTCACCAGAGTCGGGAAAATCGCACAATGGCAGGGCAAAGTTGTTGTCGTACCCAAAAGCCAGTTACCTCCAGAGTGGAAGTTACCCGTCAATACAGAACAAGATTGGCTTGTAGACTCAACTCGTATCCGTCAAGAGTTGGAATATGAGGAAATTGTTTCACTAGATGAAGCACTGCAACGAACAATTAATTGGCAGTGGAATCATTCACCCCAACAACCGCAGCAATTCGCAGCACCGTGGTTGCTCGACTATGCCACAGAAGATGCGATTTTAACAAAAGTCGCATAA
- a CDS encoding site-2 protease family protein, with amino-acid sequence MNGTIRVGNLFGIPFYIHPSWFFVLGLVTWSYSNGLAAQFPQLGGGLALLLGLMTALLLFSSVVAHELGHSFVAIRQKIDVKSITLFIFGGLASLEKESETPAEAFWVAIAGPLVSLVLFGIFTAIGFATAASGPLAAILGLLAYINLALALFNLIPGLPLDGGNILKAAVWKITGNPYKGVVFASRVGQIFGWVAIASGLLPLLFFGSFANFWNLLIGFFLLQNAGNAAQFARVQEQLQGLTAADAVTVNSPVVSANLTLREFADEQILNGQNWRRFLVTDDSGQLLGAVNVNDMRSIPAVLWSETLVREIMQPIEVSSTVKSDQPLLEVVQLLEGQKLSALPVIRDNGALVGILEKAAIINLLQKRVQTNPA; translated from the coding sequence ATGAATGGCACGATTCGCGTTGGCAACCTCTTTGGGATTCCCTTTTATATCCATCCGTCCTGGTTCTTTGTCTTAGGTTTGGTGACTTGGAGTTATAGCAATGGACTAGCGGCGCAATTTCCCCAATTAGGCGGGGGATTGGCTTTGCTACTAGGATTGATGACGGCGCTATTGTTATTTAGCTCTGTTGTTGCCCATGAATTAGGACACAGCTTTGTTGCCATTCGCCAGAAAATTGATGTCAAATCAATTACATTGTTTATATTTGGCGGGCTGGCAAGCTTAGAAAAAGAATCGGAAACCCCAGCTGAAGCTTTCTGGGTAGCGATCGCTGGCCCTTTAGTTAGTTTGGTGCTATTCGGTATATTTACAGCAATTGGTTTTGCCACTGCCGCATCTGGCCCATTAGCAGCGATTCTTGGTTTGCTAGCTTATATTAACTTGGCATTAGCGCTGTTTAACCTAATTCCAGGCTTGCCTTTGGATGGCGGAAATATACTGAAAGCAGCAGTATGGAAAATTACGGGTAATCCTTATAAAGGTGTGGTTTTTGCCAGCCGAGTTGGACAAATCTTTGGTTGGGTGGCGATCGCCTCTGGTTTACTTCCGCTACTATTCTTTGGCAGCTTTGCTAACTTCTGGAACTTGTTAATCGGTTTCTTCTTACTGCAAAATGCTGGTAATGCGGCTCAGTTTGCTAGAGTCCAAGAACAACTGCAAGGATTGACAGCAGCAGACGCAGTCACAGTTAATAGTCCGGTAGTATCTGCCAATCTTACCCTCAGAGAGTTTGCCGATGAGCAAATCTTGAATGGACAAAACTGGCGTCGGTTCTTAGTAACAGATGATAGCGGGCAATTACTGGGAGCAGTAAATGTTAATGACATGCGTTCCATCCCTGCTGTACTGTGGTCAGAAACTCTAGTCAGAGAAATCATGCAACCAATCGAGGTGTCTAGCACTGTAAAATCCGATCAACCCTTGTTGGAAGTAGTACAGCTTCTCGAAGGACAAAAATTATCTGCACTGCCTGTGATTCGCGACAATGGAGCACTAGTGGGAATCTTAGAAAAAGCTGCAATTATTAACCTACTCCAAAAAAGAGTGCAAACAAACCCTGCATAA
- the clpP gene encoding ATP-dependent Clp endopeptidase proteolytic subunit ClpP yields the protein MNTPTQPSIPIIIQPSEKGDRALDIYSRLLAERIIFLRGEVTDETANLIVAQMLFLDAEDPERDITLYINSPGGSVTAGMAIYDAMNQIRSDVCTVCIGTAASMGSFLLSSGTKGKRYALPNARIMIHQPSGGAQGKASDIEIQAKEILYFRQLINRILATNTGQSIEKIEMDSERDFFMSAEEAKEYGLIDSIILKTSASLQSATSPDIDKQQWNGR from the coding sequence ATGAACACTCCAACTCAACCCAGTATCCCAATTATTATTCAACCATCCGAAAAAGGCGACCGAGCATTAGATATTTATTCACGCTTACTTGCAGAGCGAATTATCTTTTTGCGAGGCGAAGTTACCGACGAGACAGCTAATCTCATCGTTGCACAAATGCTATTTCTTGACGCCGAAGATCCAGAGCGAGATATCACATTGTATATCAATAGTCCTGGAGGTTCGGTGACAGCAGGAATGGCTATTTACGATGCTATGAACCAAATTCGTTCAGACGTGTGTACTGTATGTATCGGTACTGCTGCCTCAATGGGATCGTTCTTGCTTTCCTCTGGAACTAAGGGTAAAAGATATGCTTTACCTAATGCTCGGATTATGATTCATCAACCATCAGGAGGCGCTCAAGGAAAAGCATCTGATATTGAAATACAAGCTAAAGAAATTTTGTATTTCCGCCAATTAATCAACAGGATACTTGCTACTAATACTGGTCAATCAATAGAAAAAATTGAAATGGATTCAGAACGCGATTTTTTCATGAGTGCTGAAGAAGCAAAAGAATACGGATTAATTGACAGTATCATCCTGAAAACATCTGCATCTCTTCAATCTGCAACCAGTCCTGACATCGATAAACAGCAGTGGAATGGAAGATAA